The genomic window CTACGCGATCCTTGCTATGATTCCAAGACCCTCGCTGCGCCTTTGCCTGCCGATTGACCAAATTCCTGTAAGCCATCGCTACCTATCTCATTCGGTATCCCGCTCTATCTGATTTGATATTCATCTCCAGATCACGTAGCTTTATATTATTAATATTAAAAAGGAGGGTGCAATGAAACTGAGCGTTAAAGCCCTGGGTCTGGCGGCAGGGATCGTTTGGGCTCTGGCGATTTTTCTCCTCACCTACTGGTTTTTATTATTCGGATATGAGGGGGAAATGCTGTCACGGCTATCAAATATTTACCTGGGCTACTCGGTGACCTGGTATGGGGGCTTTATTGGACTGGTCTGGGGTTTTGTGGATGGATTCATTGGGGGAGCCCTGCTAGCCTGTCTTTATAACAAGTTCGTGCCGAAGCAGCCCGCGACAAAAGAGGCACCAGCCGCCTGATACGCATGGCATAAGGCCAACATTCAATCTGCCCGATTGATCCCGGATATCTCTGGCGACGGGAGACGAAAGGGAAGCAAATCCTCACTCCCGTCCA from Candidatus Neomarinimicrobiota bacterium includes these protein-coding regions:
- a CDS encoding bacteriophage holin encodes the protein MKLSVKALGLAAGIVWALAIFLLTYWFLLFGYEGEMLSRLSNIYLGYSVTWYGGFIGLVWGFVDGFIGGALLACLYNKFVPKQPATKEAPAA